One window from the genome of Saprospiraceae bacterium encodes:
- a CDS encoding TonB-dependent receptor codes for MNTYTIIFTGLFLFQFAIAIAHDTIPDATLKEVIIIDKLPVPERLNDIEETALFSGKKNEVIRLSKIDANLTTNNSRQIFSRVPGVSIWENDGSGIQIAVGVRGLNPNRSWEFNTRQNGYDISSDVFGYPESYYNPPMEAVEKIQIVRGGAALQFGPQFGGLLNYILKRENGDKPFTFQSQNTLGSNGLISTYNSISGKTKKISYNVFNQSRKGNGWRQNGRYEVSNSYAFLKYKFSENTSISAEYTNMAYEIQQSGGLTDVQFKQNSQQSVRQRNWFSAPWNLFALNFDTKISNKLSLNTKVFALIAERNSIGFLATPNIKDSINIALNDYNNRQVDRDEYKNIGAELRMLYQYKLGKLNNNLAIGARYYIANTTRRQKGKGDTGFDYNIDLLTDKFPTDLEFTTDNIALFAENQIKITDKFSITPGFRIENIVSKIKGRLNIEIGADVNVIPQTISRQVFLSALGAQYKLNTTNFYANFSQAYRPVLFSDMVPPATTDVIDQNLKDANGYNMDFGYRGSLFSDVLDFDVSYFWIQYNDRIGIIRRYADNDPTKATYQFRTNLGKSFNTGFEAYVNLNISKVLHIQNLVGNINVFASLAFIDAKYSDFKTTKITGTAPNVIIIEENLKNKLVEYAPKNIHNIGLSYNNDGFTATIQTRISSSVFTDATNTETPNATGTNGKVEGYNIYDLSVEYRFLKNYNVRVGLNNMFDEIYATRRAGGNPGPGLIPGEGRAAYISVGIKL; via the coding sequence ATGAATACATATACAATCATTTTCACTGGACTATTTCTTTTCCAGTTTGCCATAGCTATTGCACATGATACAATACCTGATGCAACACTCAAAGAAGTAATAATAATTGATAAACTGCCAGTTCCTGAACGACTGAATGATATCGAAGAAACTGCACTTTTTTCTGGCAAAAAGAATGAAGTAATAAGGTTATCAAAAATTGATGCTAATCTGACTACAAATAATTCACGACAAATATTTTCAAGAGTGCCAGGTGTTAGTATTTGGGAAAATGATGGCTCTGGTATACAAATAGCTGTAGGTGTCAGAGGATTAAACCCCAATAGAAGTTGGGAATTTAATACAAGGCAAAATGGATACGATATCTCCAGCGATGTGTTTGGTTATCCCGAATCTTATTATAATCCACCAATGGAAGCAGTCGAGAAAATACAAATAGTAAGAGGTGGTGCTGCATTACAGTTTGGGCCTCAATTTGGCGGTCTTCTCAATTACATTTTAAAAAGGGAAAATGGTGATAAACCATTTACTTTTCAATCACAAAATACATTGGGTAGTAATGGTCTGATTAGTACTTATAATTCAATAAGCGGTAAGACGAAAAAAATTAGTTACAATGTTTTCAACCAAAGCAGGAAAGGAAATGGTTGGCGACAAAATGGAAGATATGAAGTATCCAACAGTTACGCGTTTTTAAAATACAAGTTCTCCGAGAATACAAGTATTTCTGCTGAATATACCAATATGGCATACGAAATTCAACAGTCAGGTGGACTTACGGATGTACAATTCAAACAAAATAGTCAACAATCAGTAAGACAAAGAAATTGGTTTAGTGCTCCCTGGAATTTATTTGCTTTAAATTTTGATACTAAAATAAGCAACAAACTAAGCCTAAACACTAAAGTATTTGCTTTAATAGCTGAACGAAATAGTATTGGTTTTTTAGCTACACCTAATATAAAAGACAGTATAAATATTGCCCTAAATGATTACAACAACAGGCAAGTTGATAGAGATGAGTATAAAAATATCGGTGCGGAATTGCGAATGTTATACCAATATAAATTAGGGAAATTAAATAATAATCTGGCTATAGGTGCTAGGTATTATATTGCAAATACAACCAGAAGACAAAAAGGAAAAGGAGATACAGGTTTTGATTATAATATCGATTTATTAACTGATAAATTCCCAACTGATTTGGAATTTACTACTGATAATATTGCATTATTTGCAGAAAATCAAATAAAAATAACAGATAAGTTTAGCATCACTCCCGGCTTTCGCATTGAAAATATTGTTTCTAAGATAAAGGGAAGATTAAACATAGAAATTGGAGCAGATGTAAATGTGATTCCACAAACCATATCGAGGCAAGTATTTCTTTCAGCTCTAGGTGCACAGTATAAACTAAATACTACGAATTTTTATGCTAATTTCTCACAAGCCTATCGTCCGGTTTTGTTCTCCGATATGGTTCCTCCTGCAACAACAGATGTGATAGATCAAAATCTTAAGGATGCCAACGGTTACAATATGGATTTTGGTTATAGAGGTTCTTTATTTTCTGATGTATTGGATTTTGATGTCAGTTATTTCTGGATTCAGTATAATGACAGAATTGGTATAATAAGAAGATATGCGGATAACGACCCAACAAAAGCAACTTATCAGTTTAGAACTAATTTAGGCAAATCATTTAATACTGGTTTCGAAGCTTATGTAAACTTAAATATTTCAAAAGTTCTGCACATTCAAAATTTAGTTGGTAACATTAACGTGTTTGCCTCCCTGGCATTTATTGATGCAAAATATTCAGATTTTAAAACCACAAAAATTACTGGAACTGCCCCGAACGTAATTATTATAGAAGAAAATTTAAAAAACAAATTGGTGGAATACGCTCCAAAAAACATACATAATATTGGACTAAGCTATAATAATGATGGATTTACCGCAACGATTCAAACAAGAATTTCTTCAAGTGTATTTACAGATGCTACCAATACCGAAACACCTAATGCCACAGGTACAAATGGAAAAGTTGAAGGGTACAACATCTACGATCTATCGGTTGAATACCGATTTCTTAAAAATTACAATGTAAGAGTGGGCTTAAACAACATGTTTGACGAAATATACGCAACGAGGAGAGCAGGTGGTAATCCTGGACCAGGCTTGATACCTGGAGAAGGTAGAGCTGCATATATAAGTGTTGGGATAAAACTATAA
- a CDS encoding T9SS type A sorting domain-containing protein yields the protein MKYIYLIICILCTNGLFAQNQRFIVTPNPNSISFIPDMTSHKAHGTVKNNTNGTIKVSWIREIIQLPVDWNTYICDANLCYSPLVGKCPDNYPNVIKANDSTLLDVYVTDDGTDGAAHIVMWVYEKEDTSKKLKVDYLFNKIVSNNEVKNIEIKVYPNPTYNEFFVDYNQGLTRIDLYSILGKKVTSFEAMQRKSYNTSHLMDGLYFIKLIGPNEQVLQTIRLQKGSLRP from the coding sequence ATGAAATATATTTACTTGATTATCTGTATTTTATGTACGAATGGACTTTTTGCACAAAATCAAAGGTTCATTGTGACGCCTAATCCAAATAGCATTTCTTTCATTCCTGACATGACAAGTCACAAGGCACATGGCACTGTTAAAAATAATACGAACGGTACCATAAAAGTGTCCTGGATCCGCGAAATTATTCAATTACCGGTGGATTGGAATACGTATATATGCGATGCAAATTTGTGTTACAGTCCTCTAGTTGGTAAATGCCCGGACAACTATCCAAATGTAATTAAAGCAAATGATTCAACCCTTTTAGACGTGTATGTTACGGATGATGGCACTGATGGAGCAGCACATATTGTAATGTGGGTCTATGAAAAAGAAGATACATCCAAAAAGCTAAAAGTCGATTACTTGTTTAATAAAATCGTTTCCAATAACGAGGTTAAGAATATTGAAATCAAAGTGTATCCGAACCCTACTTACAATGAATTCTTTGTTGATTATAACCAGGGGCTTACCAGGATTGATTTGTATTCCATATTGGGCAAAAAAGTGACTTCGTTTGAAGCGATGCAAAGAAAAAGTTATAACACTAGCCATTTGATGGATGGACTTTACTTTATAAAACTAATAGGCCCGAATGAGCAAGTGCTTCAAACTATTCGACTACAAAAAGGATCATTAAGACCATAA
- a CDS encoding T9SS type A sorting domain-containing protein: MKNQLLSVLFVAFTAMIMAQTNATNFTANDCSGVSHELFKDLDSGKVIVMVWVMPCGACTGPAITAYNIVKDFQVSNPNKVYYYMVDDYANTNCQSLGSWCTSNGIEQNSYSLRFSNSKIKMSDYGSDGMPKIVVVAGNDHKVYYNVNNTVNPTNLQKAINTALILTGTSDQNNTESTLTISPNPVKESTVVSFNLEKAANVKMDLLNVEGKLIQTVFSGKLASGENSLNVNMANYNQGIYFVKLSYENKSKLAKFSVAH, translated from the coding sequence ATGAAAAATCAATTACTTTCTGTGCTTTTTGTAGCGTTTACCGCCATGATTATGGCTCAGACCAATGCTACCAACTTTACCGCAAATGATTGTTCGGGCGTTTCGCATGAGCTTTTTAAAGACCTTGACTCTGGAAAAGTGATCGTCATGGTTTGGGTAATGCCCTGTGGTGCCTGCACAGGTCCTGCAATCACAGCTTACAATATCGTCAAAGACTTCCAGGTAAGCAATCCAAACAAAGTATACTATTATATGGTGGACGACTATGCAAATACCAATTGCCAATCATTGGGTAGCTGGTGTACTTCGAATGGAATTGAGCAAAATTCGTACTCCTTGAGATTTTCCAATTCAAAAATAAAAATGAGCGATTATGGTTCGGATGGAATGCCTAAAATTGTTGTAGTGGCTGGAAATGATCATAAAGTATATTACAATGTAAATAATACTGTAAATCCAACCAATCTCCAAAAAGCTATTAATACTGCATTAATACTCACAGGAACATCGGATCAGAACAATACCGAATCAACTTTAACAATTTCACCGAATCCCGTAAAAGAATCAACAGTAGTTAGCTTCAATCTTGAAAAAGCAGCCAATGTAAAAATGGATTTGTTAAATGTAGAAGGTAAATTGATACAAACTGTTTTTTCAGGAAAACTTGCAAGCGGAGAGAATTCATTGAACGTAAATATGGCAAACTATAATCAGGGTATTTATTTTGTTAAATTGTCCTATGAAAACAAAAGCAAATTAGCTAAATTCTCTGTAGCGCATTAA
- a CDS encoding type IV secretion system DNA-binding domain-containing protein has translation MENQTLNKNITYFAKVGWRSDQRLFGIKQADRLMHTYIIGKTGTGKSTCLETMIMQDIQAGRGCCLLDPHGDLVEKIVKSIPEERKKDLIYFNIADPKLNLRYNPFKRVSIEKRSLVASGILDVFSKLWDSAWGVKLEHILRHAILTLLDQPQATIADIVEILLNKDFRKEALRYVKSESVKKFWKREFPEYMKYDLLPVMNKIGGMLVHPAIRRVLIENTEEVSLRKAMDEKKIVLVNLSKGHVGADVSHILGALFITSIASAAFSRVDTPEENRIPFMVYMDEFHNFTTLSLVNMFSELRKFKVGMTLAHQYMNQLDDDIKSAVLGNAGTVISFRIGTEDAMHMAKEMYPEFDVEDFINLPNYKIYLKLMIDGKPSRPFSALTTLHHSM, from the coding sequence ATGGAAAATCAAACCCTAAACAAAAACATTACATACTTTGCAAAAGTCGGATGGCGAAGCGACCAGCGACTTTTTGGTATTAAACAAGCAGATAGGTTAATGCACACGTACATAATCGGTAAAACCGGAACCGGAAAATCTACATGTTTAGAAACAATGATTATGCAAGACATTCAAGCAGGAAGAGGATGCTGTTTACTAGATCCTCACGGCGATCTTGTTGAAAAAATTGTGAAGTCAATTCCAGAAGAGCGTAAGAAAGATTTAATCTATTTCAATATTGCTGATCCTAAATTGAATTTGAGATACAATCCATTTAAGCGAGTAAGTATTGAAAAAAGGTCTTTGGTTGCATCTGGCATCTTAGATGTATTCTCCAAGCTGTGGGATAGTGCCTGGGGAGTGAAATTGGAGCATATTCTTCGTCATGCAATTCTAACATTACTCGACCAACCGCAAGCAACGATTGCAGACATTGTTGAGATTTTACTTAACAAGGACTTCAGAAAAGAAGCCCTTCGATATGTCAAAAGCGAAAGCGTCAAGAAATTCTGGAAACGTGAATTTCCAGAATATATGAAATATGATTTATTACCGGTAATGAACAAGATAGGTGGAATGTTGGTGCATCCGGCAATTAGACGAGTTTTGATTGAAAACACAGAAGAAGTTTCGCTACGCAAAGCAATGGATGAAAAGAAAATAGTTCTAGTTAATCTCTCTAAAGGACATGTCGGAGCTGATGTATCCCATATTTTAGGTGCTCTTTTTATCACCTCAATTGCTTCGGCTGCTTTCAGTCGTGTGGATACTCCTGAAGAAAACCGGATTCCATTCATGGTTTACATGGATGAGTTTCACAACTTCACTACATTATCCTTAGTCAATATGTTTTCAGAACTACGCAAATTCAAAGTCGGTATGACATTAGCACATCAATACATGAATCAATTAGATGATGATATTAAAAGCGCAGTGCTTGGTAATGCCGGAACTGTTATTTCCTTTAGAATCGGAACGGAAGATGCAATGCACATGGCGAAAGAAATGTATCCTGAATTTGATGTTGAAGATTTTATTAATCTTCCTAACTACAAAATTTATTTAAAACTGATGATTGATGGAAAACCTAGTAGACCATTTAGCGCCCTTACCACACTGCATCATAGTATGTAA
- a CDS encoding recombinase family protein, with protein MKNVYGYIRVSTVKQGTGVSLQEQKEAIIRYAEKHQLNIIKWFEEQETAAKQGRPLFTQMMKLIKSGKSHGVIIHKIDRSARNLKDWAILGDLMDQGFEIHFAHESLDMDTRGGRLAADIQAVIASDYIRNLRDEAIKGLYGRLKQGIYPFNAPIGYLDAGRGQLKKVDKMQGPLVRKTFELYATGNYSLEQLTEIMKKLGLRNTRGNFLYLTGISKILNNPYYTGVMKIKSKTFQGKHEPLISSKLYSEVQSVLRGKTNTRNIKHQFLFRKLVKCVDCGYSLIGEKQKGHIYYRCQTKGCPTKTIREERIEKFLINSLEQVKLQPLEDKVLNELLEQSQNNWSTTQANIEDSLKLQENKLSQKLGRLTDAYLDNVLNKDQFEEKKEELLIEQQELINKRSHLSNQKEAIFKKAKYFLELINNVKKSYVNSIVEEKRIIINSITSNFGIEGRKLTITMQSPFTEIANRWNFSSGRHERNDPRKCTAEIATMANSLDDQSDVHACISKYDANDNFLQVVEDTPQLRESMKNLLDEILKHFELLPESNDEQEL; from the coding sequence ATGAAAAATGTATATGGATATATACGGGTATCAACCGTCAAACAAGGGACAGGGGTATCGCTTCAAGAACAAAAAGAAGCGATAATTCGCTATGCGGAAAAGCACCAATTGAATATTATTAAGTGGTTTGAGGAGCAAGAAACTGCTGCAAAGCAAGGACGCCCTCTGTTTACTCAAATGATGAAATTAATTAAATCTGGTAAATCTCATGGAGTTATAATTCACAAAATTGATCGAAGTGCTCGTAACCTAAAGGATTGGGCAATATTAGGTGATTTAATGGATCAGGGATTTGAGATTCATTTTGCGCACGAAAGTCTTGATATGGATACACGAGGTGGTCGTCTTGCTGCCGACATCCAAGCGGTCATTGCATCAGATTATATCAGAAATCTTCGTGATGAGGCTATTAAGGGCTTATATGGCCGTTTAAAACAAGGTATCTATCCATTCAATGCTCCTATAGGATACTTAGATGCCGGTCGAGGTCAATTAAAAAAAGTTGATAAAATGCAAGGCCCATTAGTTAGAAAGACATTTGAATTATACGCAACCGGAAATTATAGTCTCGAACAACTCACGGAAATAATGAAAAAACTTGGATTGAGAAATACACGGGGTAATTTTTTGTATTTGACCGGAATATCTAAGATTCTAAACAACCCATATTATACAGGAGTAATGAAAATAAAAAGTAAAACATTTCAGGGTAAACACGAGCCTTTAATTTCTTCTAAACTTTACTCTGAAGTACAAAGTGTGTTGAGAGGTAAAACCAACACGAGAAATATTAAACATCAGTTTTTGTTTCGTAAGTTAGTAAAATGTGTTGATTGTGGATATTCTCTAATTGGTGAAAAGCAAAAAGGGCATATTTATTATCGATGCCAAACTAAAGGCTGTCCAACTAAGACTATTCGTGAAGAGCGCATAGAAAAGTTTTTGATCAATTCACTTGAACAAGTAAAGCTTCAACCTTTGGAAGATAAAGTATTAAACGAACTTCTAGAACAATCGCAAAATAATTGGTCAACAACTCAAGCCAATATTGAAGATTCTTTAAAATTACAAGAAAATAAATTATCGCAAAAATTAGGACGACTTACCGATGCTTACCTTGATAATGTGTTAAATAAGGATCAGTTTGAAGAAAAAAAAGAGGAGCTACTAATTGAGCAACAAGAATTAATAAATAAAAGGAGTCATCTTTCAAATCAAAAAGAGGCTATTTTCAAAAAGGCTAAATATTTCCTCGAACTGATAAATAACGTTAAAAAATCGTATGTAAACAGTATTGTTGAAGAAAAAAGAATAATTATCAATTCTATCACCTCGAACTTTGGAATTGAAGGAAGAAAGCTAACAATTACAATGCAATCTCCGTTTACCGAGATAGCGAATCGGTGGAATTTTTCATCAGGTCGGCACGAACGGAACGACCCTCGAAAATGTACAGCAGAAATTGCCACTATGGCAAATTCTCTTGATGACCAATCCGATGTTCATGCCTGTATATCAAAATATGACGCAAATGACAACTTTTTGCAAGTGGTTGAAGACACACCACAGCTCCGAGAAAGCATGAAGAACTTATTGGATGAAATATTGAAGCATTTTGAATTATTACCTGAGAGTAATGATGAACAAGAACTATGA
- a CDS encoding ATP-binding protein: MPKQFLSEEWLRAHLINVKVLAGKRYTPTLNVNLPISSIFDGISRTKEYYTSIRLHYGILESNYSSISKNYGNPKLQKTNNAFKNNIIEMLNILKIIKEYDVKPTNWKRINHFAIKADKLGLKFIDELRNERDKFDGKMIPGKFEGIRSKAERLSLNISRVYDAQRELRHFIEYSTNTSALLSNKPFLFLKGAAGSGKTHLLCDLLESRITKELPAVLFFSEFISEGDLWSQFRSQLRLPQEYTNKRILELFDRMGKRLKTRSLIIIDALNESNPDNFWESRLNLLRLEISKYPNIGLIVSIRSGFEQIFQTNNTLRNFVIEEHIGFKFNEWEAVSKYFHEYSIPLPEIPILTPEFQNPLFLLLFCKAFEKRSKKNIKTGKEKQIFRGHEGATYIFENFVKSCSSQIVNQFKLPKGRTVNGDHIIWDIVIEKVAQKMIEANKNTISEEFLCNIINTSHPEINVAELILALDKNLLLVRIPAFSKATNEVVGFDFRFPFQKFSDHLLGRYIFKNLRDSKRKPENFFSKKSKIGKLLSERWNLGLIEALCIQYPEQFDGVEFFEVAPHISTWIMVDAFIESLIWRRPTSFARQPIKAFEYINKRIINDDDRFNKLLNASLTIAGVPNHPFNALFIHKYHLSLTLPSRDAYWNQFLHYQYGSRESVDRLIEWAWSNQDHSFITDDVRKLYSIALAWFLASSNRFIRDRTTKALVSLLTGKLNVVVEVLQQFKDVNDPYIVERLFAVAYGCALRDCSDKINLRILAQWFIENVFEITNPPINIMIREYASGVMEVAFRKKLIPSITYQKTKPPYNSSWPKVISNEKTLKRKYLSKNNNFRENGNELIWSSIMAGDFGRYVIEPTINHWSARRLHSNILSKKELYENFKKELEPKQLKLLNKLNPYLGIDFSKVKFIVNTKPQGIKAMIDDSKLQFDIETAKRQKTIQDFKQSISTKNKKFFEKYFEPFLDSIGEINDPLDNFDVNLVQRWILHRVVQLGWNQKQHGMFDSIINRSYNYGRDAHKPERIGKKYQWIALFEMLGMVADNFEFKESSSSENPTKYMGAWQILKRDIDPSCTLKNKSINFSEEIPKFKIQTPKYKSWQPNSPMETWIKSRRNLPKPDSMVELTDTDGKTWIILEGFYQWQEEIPLEYKKNDLPKRTLYYMFKSYLIKDEYKDVFYKWGNKQKFQGGWMPESDYFIQVFMGEYPSYQSFLENRPNTWIEEIIDKKHKLPAPLLMTDECYGYEGSTRDCSLDESLMVNLPSKLIIEKMNLHNKYCDGRFYNGEGDLVVCDAHAFNTKTKYLIMRKDKLIALLKNEKYAIFWTLLGEKNIIGGSQINQLYGSQEISGFYTVGIDEKLKGKMSTTIKFPKIYSRH; encoded by the coding sequence ATGCCGAAACAATTTTTAAGCGAGGAGTGGCTTAGAGCGCATTTAATTAATGTCAAAGTATTGGCCGGAAAACGTTACACCCCAACGTTAAATGTTAACTTACCTATATCATCAATATTTGATGGTATAAGTAGAACAAAAGAATATTATACTTCTATCAGATTACATTATGGCATACTCGAAAGTAATTATTCGTCCATTTCAAAAAACTATGGAAACCCCAAACTCCAGAAAACTAATAATGCTTTTAAAAACAATATTATTGAGATGCTTAATATTCTTAAAATAATAAAGGAGTATGATGTCAAACCTACAAATTGGAAACGAATAAATCACTTTGCAATCAAAGCCGATAAACTTGGTCTGAAATTTATTGACGAACTTCGTAATGAAAGAGACAAATTTGATGGTAAAATGATACCAGGAAAATTTGAAGGAATAAGATCAAAAGCCGAAAGATTATCCTTAAATATAAGTAGAGTTTACGATGCACAGCGTGAACTTCGTCATTTTATCGAATATTCAACTAACACATCTGCGTTATTATCAAATAAGCCATTTTTATTTCTAAAAGGAGCCGCAGGAAGTGGTAAAACTCATCTATTATGTGATTTATTAGAAAGTCGTATTACCAAAGAACTGCCTGCTGTTTTGTTTTTTAGTGAATTCATTTCGGAAGGAGATTTATGGAGCCAATTTAGATCACAACTCCGGCTACCTCAAGAATATACAAATAAGAGGATTCTAGAATTGTTTGATAGAATGGGTAAAAGATTAAAAACACGATCACTCATTATTATAGATGCTCTTAATGAGTCGAATCCGGATAATTTTTGGGAGAGTCGCTTGAACCTTCTGCGTCTTGAGATTAGTAAATATCCGAACATTGGCTTAATAGTAAGCATTAGATCAGGGTTTGAGCAAATATTTCAAACAAATAATACTCTTCGAAATTTTGTGATCGAAGAACATATTGGTTTCAAGTTTAATGAATGGGAAGCGGTTAGCAAATATTTTCATGAATATTCAATACCGCTCCCAGAAATTCCGATTTTAACACCTGAGTTTCAAAATCCTTTGTTTTTACTCTTGTTTTGTAAAGCTTTTGAAAAACGTTCAAAAAAAAATATTAAAACAGGTAAAGAAAAACAGATATTTAGAGGACATGAAGGAGCAACATATATCTTTGAGAATTTTGTTAAAAGCTGTTCAAGTCAAATAGTAAATCAATTTAAATTACCGAAAGGCAGAACAGTAAATGGAGATCATATAATTTGGGATATAGTAATTGAAAAGGTTGCCCAAAAGATGATTGAGGCAAATAAAAACACAATATCGGAAGAATTTCTTTGTAATATAATTAATACAAGTCATCCTGAGATTAATGTTGCTGAATTGATCTTGGCACTAGATAAAAATTTATTACTAGTTAGAATACCTGCTTTTTCAAAGGCAACTAATGAAGTCGTTGGCTTTGATTTTCGCTTTCCATTTCAAAAGTTTAGTGATCATTTACTAGGGAGATATATTTTTAAAAATCTAAGAGATTCAAAAAGAAAACCAGAGAATTTTTTTTCAAAAAAATCAAAAATAGGTAAACTTTTATCAGAAAGATGGAATCTGGGTTTAATTGAAGCGTTATGCATCCAATATCCTGAACAATTTGATGGAGTTGAATTCTTTGAAGTAGCACCTCATATATCTACTTGGATTATGGTTGACGCATTTATTGAAAGCCTTATTTGGCGACGACCCACTTCCTTTGCCAGACAGCCAATTAAAGCATTTGAATATATTAATAAGAGAATTATTAACGACGACGATCGGTTTAATAAACTATTAAATGCTTCTCTAACAATCGCGGGCGTACCGAATCATCCATTTAATGCTCTATTTATTCACAAATATCACTTAAGCCTTACCTTACCAAGTCGCGATGCATATTGGAATCAATTTTTGCATTACCAATATGGGAGTCGTGAATCAGTTGATCGCTTAATAGAATGGGCATGGTCGAATCAAGATCATAGCTTTATAACAGATGATGTTCGTAAGCTTTATTCAATAGCACTTGCTTGGTTTTTGGCAAGTTCAAATAGATTTATAAGAGATCGAACGACCAAAGCTCTTGTATCACTTTTAACAGGAAAATTAAACGTAGTTGTTGAAGTGCTACAACAGTTTAAAGATGTAAATGATCCTTATATAGTAGAGCGTTTGTTTGCTGTTGCTTATGGATGTGCTTTGAGAGACTGTAGCGATAAAATAAATTTAAGAATACTGGCACAATGGTTCATTGAAAATGTTTTTGAAATTACAAACCCTCCAATTAATATTATGATAAGAGAATACGCAAGTGGTGTCATGGAAGTCGCCTTTAGAAAGAAGTTAATTCCCTCAATAACATATCAGAAAACAAAACCCCCTTATAACAGTAGTTGGCCAAAAGTAATATCAAATGAGAAAACTTTAAAGAGAAAGTATCTTTCTAAAAATAACAATTTTAGAGAAAACGGGAATGAACTCATTTGGTCATCAATTATGGCCGGTGATTTTGGTAGATATGTAATTGAGCCTACAATTAATCATTGGTCTGCAAGACGTTTACATTCTAATATCCTGTCTAAAAAAGAATTATATGAAAACTTTAAGAAAGAACTTGAACCTAAGCAGTTGAAGTTATTAAATAAACTTAATCCATATTTGGGAATTGATTTCAGCAAAGTTAAGTTTATTGTTAATACTAAACCACAAGGCATAAAGGCAATGATTGATGATTCAAAATTACAATTTGATATAGAAACCGCAAAACGACAAAAAACAATCCAAGATTTCAAGCAATCTATTTCTACCAAAAACAAGAAGTTTTTTGAAAAATATTTTGAGCCATTTCTAGATAGTATTGGGGAAATTAATGACCCCTTAGATAATTTTGACGTCAATTTAGTTCAGCGTTGGATATTACATCGTGTTGTTCAGCTGGGATGGAATCAAAAACAACATGGGATGTTCGATTCAATTATTAATCGTTCTTATAATTATGGGAGGGATGCTCATAAACCTGAACGCATTGGAAAGAAATATCAATGGATTGCATTATTTGAGATGCTGGGTATGGTGGCAGATAATTTTGAATTTAAAGAAAGTAGCTCGTCTGAAAATCCAACAAAATATATGGGGGCGTGGCAAATATTGAAAAGGGATATTGATCCATCATGTACTTTAAAAAATAAATCAATCAATTTTTCTGAAGAAATTCCAAAATTTAAAATACAAACACCAAAATACAAATCTTGGCAACCTAATAGTCCGATGGAAACATGGATAAAGAGTAGAAGAAATTTACCGAAACCTGACTCAATGGTTGAATTAACGGATACGGATGGGAAAACCTGGATTATTTTAGAAGGCTTCTATCAATGGCAAGAAGAAATACCTCTCGAATACAAAAAAAATGATCTTCCAAAAAGAACCCTTTATTATATGTTCAAAAGTTATTTGATAAAAGATGAGTATAAAGATGTATTTTATAAATGGGGAAATAAACAAAAATTCCAGGGAGGTTGGATGCCAGAATCCGATTATTTTATTCAAGTATTTATGGGAGAATACCCATCTTACCAATCATTTTTAGAGAACAGGCCAAATACATGGATTGAAGAAATTATTGATAAAAAACATAAACTACCTGCACCTTTATTAATGACCGACGAGTGCTATGGCTATGAGGGATCAACGCGTGATTGTTCTTTAGATGAGTCTCTAATGGTTAATCTTCCTTCAAAATTGATTATTGAAAAAATGAATTTGCATAATAAGTATTGTGATGGTCGTTTTTATAATGGAGAAGGTGACCTTGTAGTATGTGATGCTCATGCCTTCAATACTAAAACAAAATATTTAATAATGAGGAAGGATAAGTTGATTGCTCTCCTGAAGAATGAAAAATACGCAATATTTTGGACACTACTTGGCGAAAAGAATATCATAGGTGGTAGTCAGATTAATCAACTTTATGGGTCGCAAGAAATAAGTGGTTTCTATACCGTTGGAATAGATGAAAAACTAAAAGGAAAAATGAGTACAACAATTAAATTTCCAAAAATTTATTCTAGGCATTAG